A stretch of Gemmatimonas aurantiaca T-27 DNA encodes these proteins:
- a CDS encoding HAMP domain-containing methyl-accepting chemotaxis protein — protein MLTAFDNWKLRTKLLVSFTVLSTLTALVGLVGISNMAKLSESSRTIYNKELLGLSFVKEANINLVYLGRSIRALVLATSEEERQAALKSGEDARIVLLEQLDSAGTRFYTPAGQAALAQVRAAAEDYLRVYKQVQVATLAEPMAQQRTSVELLKSELNPRATHADTLMTLLSDMKTANAATASVEADALYRSSRNFMVLVIVTSVLAGLGLGLLIANRLGRAIHAVVQAANAVREQTINAVGRMGSAIAQGDLTTDIAVPAPRLGLTRTDEIGDVARTFDTMASEAREAGEAIQNGRSVLRQLITQTSSLVGSASNGDLTSRADAGSLQGGYRQLTLEVNALLDAVVAPMRDAGRTLEAIAERELTARVQGQYRGEFAAMATAIDTAANNLEEAMAQVGGAAQQVSSAGAQIASGSQALASGSSEQAASLEEISSSLTELSAQAKVSAEYAAEGRRLSDSAREAAREGTTEMARLSTTVREIQDAASQTARIVKSIDEIAFQTNLLALNAAVEAARAGDAGRGFAVVADEVRALALRSAEAARNTTDLIERSQQIAAEGVALNARVAERLDVIDRTVHSVGEAITQVADASGQQADGILQIEVAVNQLNGTTQHVAANAEESASASEELAGQAQELTSLVGQFQVRRDGSIQQHARSISRRRVGVAA, from the coding sequence ATGCTGACCGCCTTCGACAACTGGAAGCTCCGCACCAAACTGTTGGTCTCGTTCACCGTCTTGTCCACACTGACGGCCCTGGTCGGCCTGGTGGGCATCAGCAACATGGCGAAGCTGAGTGAATCCAGCCGAACCATCTACAACAAGGAACTGCTCGGGTTGTCGTTCGTGAAGGAAGCGAACATCAACCTCGTGTATCTGGGCCGCTCCATCCGCGCCCTCGTGCTGGCCACGTCCGAAGAGGAACGGCAGGCCGCGCTCAAGTCCGGTGAAGACGCACGCATCGTGCTCCTCGAGCAACTCGACAGCGCCGGCACCCGATTCTACACACCCGCCGGTCAGGCGGCTCTGGCGCAGGTGCGCGCTGCCGCCGAGGACTATCTCCGCGTCTACAAGCAGGTGCAGGTAGCGACGCTGGCCGAACCCATGGCGCAGCAGCGGACGTCGGTGGAGCTGCTCAAGAGCGAATTGAACCCGCGTGCCACACATGCCGACACGCTCATGACGCTCCTGTCGGACATGAAGACGGCCAATGCGGCGACGGCCAGCGTGGAAGCCGATGCGCTGTATCGCTCGAGCCGGAACTTCATGGTGCTGGTCATTGTCACGTCGGTGCTGGCCGGCCTCGGACTGGGGCTGCTGATTGCCAACCGACTCGGTCGGGCCATTCACGCCGTGGTGCAGGCGGCCAATGCCGTGCGTGAGCAGACCATCAATGCCGTTGGTCGTATGGGGTCCGCGATCGCGCAGGGCGATCTGACCACGGATATCGCCGTGCCGGCTCCGCGATTGGGCCTGACGCGCACCGACGAGATCGGCGATGTGGCGCGCACCTTCGACACCATGGCGTCGGAAGCCCGTGAAGCTGGAGAGGCCATCCAGAATGGTCGCAGTGTCCTCCGGCAGCTCATCACGCAGACCTCGTCACTGGTGGGCAGTGCATCCAATGGTGATCTCACCTCGCGCGCAGACGCGGGTTCGCTGCAGGGAGGCTACCGACAGCTCACGTTGGAAGTGAACGCGCTGCTCGATGCCGTGGTCGCACCGATGCGTGATGCCGGGCGCACGCTGGAAGCCATCGCCGAACGCGAGCTGACGGCTCGGGTGCAGGGGCAGTATCGTGGCGAATTTGCCGCGATGGCCACGGCGATCGATACGGCGGCGAACAATCTCGAAGAAGCGATGGCGCAGGTGGGAGGCGCCGCGCAGCAGGTCTCCTCGGCCGGTGCACAGATCGCCAGCGGCAGTCAGGCCCTCGCCTCCGGGTCGTCGGAGCAGGCGGCATCGCTGGAAGAGATCAGCAGCTCGCTGACCGAACTCAGTGCACAAGCCAAGGTCAGCGCGGAGTACGCGGCCGAAGGGCGGCGGTTGTCGGACAGCGCCCGGGAAGCTGCGCGGGAGGGCACGACGGAGATGGCGCGGTTGTCCACGACGGTGCGCGAAATCCAGGATGCGGCGAGTCAGACCGCGCGTATCGTCAAGAGCATCGACGAGATCGCGTTCCAGACCAATCTGCTCGCGCTCAATGCCGCCGTTGAAGCTGCGCGGGCCGGCGATGCCGGACGCGGATTTGCCGTGGTGGCCGATGAGGTGCGTGCCCTCGCGTTGCGCTCTGCGGAAGCGGCGCGCAACACCACCGATCTGATCGAACGCTCGCAGCAGATTGCGGCGGAAGGCGTCGCGCTCAACGCCCGGGTGGCCGAACGTCTCGACGTCATCGACCGCACCGTGCATTCGGTGGGTGAAGCGATCACGCAGGTCGCTGATGCCAGTGGGCAACAGGCGGATGGCATCCTGCAGATCGAAGTCGCCGTCAATCAGCTCAATGGCACGACCCAGCATGTCGCGGCCAATGCCGAGGAGTCGGCGAGCGCTTCCGAAGAGTTGGCCGGGCAGGCACAGGAACTCACGTCACTCGTTGGTCAGTTCCAGGTGCGGCGCGATGGCAGCATCCAGCAGCACGCGCGGTCGATATCCCGCCGCCGTGTCGGCGTGGCGGCATGA
- the metB gene encoding cystathionine gamma-synthase, with protein MCAPAVTAAADSVLPEAISAPSRRTRAVRVGIDTDVAHGAVVPPLHLSSNFSFAAFGEKRPFDYTRSGNPTRQILADALAELEEGHGAVVTSSGMSAVTLVLQLVPAGGSIVCAHDCYGGTWRLLQSLATRGLFTLHLVDLTQDSAVARIEALAPSLVWIETPSNPLLRITDVRTICAAAQRAGALSVVDNTFLSPALQRPLTLGADIVVHSTTKYLNGHSDVVGGAVIARNEQIIEQLSFWANCLGVTGAPFDSYLTLRGVRTLYPRLALHEANAQLIAEALDGHPAVRAVHYPGLRSHPGHALAASQQDGFGAMLSFELAGGSDAVRALTASLRCFTLAESLGGVESLIAHPATMTHASMAPEARAVAGITDGLVRLSVGIEHGEDLRDDLLSGLDRVLNTGWAR; from the coding sequence ATGTGCGCTCCCGCTGTCACTGCCGCCGCCGATTCTGTTTTGCCCGAGGCCATCAGTGCCCCGTCCCGCCGCACGCGTGCCGTGCGGGTCGGGATCGACACTGACGTAGCCCATGGCGCCGTGGTGCCGCCATTGCATCTCTCGTCGAACTTCTCGTTCGCGGCCTTCGGAGAGAAGCGCCCGTTCGACTACACGCGCAGCGGCAATCCCACGCGGCAGATTCTCGCCGACGCGCTGGCCGAACTCGAAGAAGGACATGGCGCCGTCGTGACGTCCAGCGGCATGTCGGCCGTCACACTGGTCCTGCAACTCGTGCCAGCGGGCGGTAGCATCGTGTGCGCGCACGATTGTTACGGCGGCACCTGGCGCCTGCTGCAGTCGCTGGCCACACGGGGGCTTTTCACCCTGCATCTGGTCGACCTCACGCAGGACAGCGCGGTGGCACGCATCGAGGCGCTCGCTCCGTCGCTGGTGTGGATCGAAACGCCCAGCAACCCGCTGCTGCGCATCACCGACGTGCGAACGATCTGTGCCGCCGCGCAGCGCGCCGGCGCGCTCAGTGTCGTGGACAACACCTTCCTGTCACCGGCCCTGCAACGCCCGCTGACACTCGGTGCCGACATCGTGGTGCACTCCACCACCAAGTACCTGAATGGTCACAGCGATGTCGTGGGCGGTGCCGTCATTGCGCGCAACGAACAAATCATCGAACAACTGTCCTTCTGGGCCAACTGCCTGGGTGTCACCGGCGCCCCATTCGACAGCTATCTCACGCTCCGCGGGGTGCGCACGCTGTATCCCCGACTGGCGCTGCATGAGGCCAACGCGCAACTGATCGCGGAAGCCCTGGATGGCCATCCGGCCGTGCGTGCGGTGCACTATCCGGGCCTGCGCTCACACCCTGGACATGCACTTGCCGCGTCACAACAGGATGGCTTTGGCGCGATGCTGAGTTTCGAACTGGCGGGCGGATCGGACGCGGTGCGCGCACTCACGGCATCGTTGCGCTGTTTCACGCTGGCCGAATCGCTGGGCGGAGTGGAGAGCCTCATCGCTCACCCGGCCACCATGACACATGCCTCCATGGCACCGGAGGCCCGTGCCGTGGCGGGCATCACCGACGGTCTCGTGCGCCTGTCGGTGGGGATCGAACACGGGGAAGATCTGCGTGACGATCTGCTCTCTGGTCTCGATCGTGTGCTCAATACGGGCTGGGCGCGCTGA
- a CDS encoding sensor histidine kinase has product MALIVSSGDDGHWPSEVEGPLAATRESAVLLLARIVLWVWTPAFAASILVRWLQGGRFSLPYVLYLLIPMVGWLLLPSPHRSAMARAGSAVILASIGTAIGLLLSGPRATSATGVAVTLTLTVLFFRRKTAISLLLFFIVMVLVGLALNAYGMHATSTAESDLPWLDRGVTMLIMFSGLWFCAGVVDQTVRIYRDAQVALASRQQAMLAAQREAELLQRGELVAAMAAGMAHDIANVVQVMTSSADMLDGHELDDETRRVVSDIRTVGAQASATVRTLLAMGRQQVEDEDGAAPFGLDRMTHLLRALVGRRITLVVEDGARNKPAASRLQLEQAVINLSLNARDAMPSGGTLHLRTADVDAGGVRGIELQVQDNGVGMDEATRGRIFEAHFTTRAHRGGSGLGLSLVDRVVREAGGTLAVQSAPGVGTTFTLWVPTVGA; this is encoded by the coding sequence GTGGCCCTGATCGTCTCCTCTGGGGATGATGGGCATTGGCCGTCAGAGGTGGAAGGTCCTCTGGCGGCCACACGTGAATCGGCCGTATTGCTCCTTGCCCGTATTGTGTTGTGGGTGTGGACCCCCGCCTTTGCCGCCAGCATCCTCGTGCGATGGCTGCAAGGGGGACGGTTTTCGCTGCCCTATGTGCTTTATTTGCTGATTCCGATGGTGGGCTGGCTGCTGTTGCCCTCACCACATCGATCGGCGATGGCGCGTGCCGGCAGTGCGGTGATTCTCGCGTCGATCGGCACCGCCATTGGTCTGTTGCTCAGTGGGCCACGCGCCACCAGTGCCACCGGCGTTGCGGTCACGCTCACACTGACGGTGTTGTTCTTCCGCCGGAAGACGGCCATCAGTCTGCTGCTCTTTTTCATTGTGATGGTGCTCGTGGGCCTCGCTCTCAATGCGTACGGCATGCACGCCACATCAACGGCCGAGTCGGATCTGCCTTGGCTGGATCGCGGTGTCACGATGCTGATCATGTTCTCCGGCCTGTGGTTCTGTGCGGGCGTGGTGGATCAGACGGTGCGCATCTATCGCGATGCCCAGGTGGCGCTGGCGTCGCGTCAGCAGGCCATGCTGGCGGCGCAGCGCGAAGCCGAATTGTTGCAGCGTGGTGAACTGGTGGCGGCCATGGCGGCCGGCATGGCCCACGACATCGCCAATGTGGTGCAGGTGATGACGTCCAGCGCCGACATGCTGGACGGCCACGAGCTGGATGATGAAACGCGTCGTGTCGTCAGTGACATCCGGACGGTTGGTGCACAGGCCTCTGCCACCGTGCGCACCCTGCTGGCCATGGGTCGTCAGCAGGTGGAAGACGAAGACGGCGCCGCGCCCTTCGGGCTCGATCGGATGACGCACCTGCTGCGGGCCTTGGTTGGACGGCGCATCACGCTGGTCGTGGAGGACGGCGCCCGTAACAAGCCGGCGGCGAGTCGTCTGCAGCTCGAGCAGGCGGTGATCAATCTGTCGCTCAACGCACGCGACGCGATGCCCAGTGGTGGCACGCTCCATCTGCGCACCGCGGATGTCGACGCCGGAGGGGTGCGAGGCATCGAGCTGCAAGTGCAGGACAATGGCGTGGGCATGGACGAGGCCACGCGCGGGCGGATCTTCGAAGCGCACTTCACCACCCGTGCACATCGTGGTGGCTCGGGGCTCGGTTTGTCGCTGGTGGATCGGGTGGTGCGCGAAGCCGGAGGCACGTTGGCCGTGCAGAGTGCCCCCGGTGTCGGCACCACGTTCACGCTTTGGGTGCCGACGGTGGGAGCCTGA
- a CDS encoding zinc-dependent metalloprotease, whose translation MVMSLFRTALRSIPAGALLAIAAAAPAGAQSDEPFLRVRVDDTRNRALLEIPAAQLNRDFLHQVTLATGLGTGSLDRGNTGSSGIVRLERRGNRVLMVRDNYSVRAPAGDAANQRAAREGFPRSIVASFPVESDNAGVLTVDATSLFLADAYGVADGLRGQGGAGGGPYRVDPARSYLDAERTKGFPKNAEVHAVLTFVADQPNRALQRTVPDARALTFEEHHSLVVLPERDGFRPRDYDPRFGYGGTQFADLSEGFDGDYRSGFINRWRLVPKDPAAYARGEVVEPVTPITYYLDPGIPAPYREAMREGGNWWAKVFEAAGFRNAFRVLDLPAGADPMDARYSMLMWVHRTGPGPSVGPSYSDPRTGEIIRAVVRMDAWRSLIDYNIWAGTVPAFGTAGPNVSAESFAMARRRQHAAHEIGHTIGLSHNYIASSQGRSSVMDYPFPLITLDANGGVDLRDAFRTGPGAWDSLSIKLGYTWYPDVNAEKSGLAAIMKDGITRNVRFINDTYANANGSIPEVTRWDEGATMFDAVTRSSKVRRVLMDKFDERAIQPGEPLALLNMRFAHVYLHHRYSLEGVSKYVGGMDFSFALRGDGQVPTRVLPAADQRRALKLALDALAPAELTVPERVQKLIPPPPPGFNTDQTWIEGSGGPAFDAITLAGGLANEVVGYLLDRDRAARVVLFAARDPQALTLDEVMRTIVSRTWGAAVPTAAAERAVLRASQRATLDVLLDLAGDVRAMPDVRATALTHVRQLQTRLAGAAGAGDAAAAAHVVAARHDIQRFLDGNDKPELRPRYPVITLPWP comes from the coding sequence ATGGTCATGTCTCTGTTCCGCACCGCCCTCCGCTCGATACCCGCCGGCGCGCTGCTGGCCATCGCAGCCGCGGCGCCCGCCGGCGCACAGTCCGATGAGCCGTTTCTCCGCGTCCGCGTGGACGACACCCGCAACCGCGCGCTGCTGGAGATTCCGGCCGCTCAGTTGAATCGGGACTTCCTGCATCAGGTCACGCTCGCCACCGGATTGGGGACAGGAAGCCTCGACCGCGGCAACACGGGCTCCAGTGGCATCGTGCGCCTCGAGCGCCGTGGCAATCGTGTGCTGATGGTGCGCGACAACTATTCGGTGCGCGCGCCCGCTGGTGATGCGGCCAACCAACGCGCCGCACGGGAAGGATTTCCGCGCTCCATCGTCGCGTCGTTCCCGGTGGAGAGCGACAACGCTGGTGTGCTCACCGTCGATGCCACCTCGCTGTTCCTCGCGGATGCCTACGGTGTTGCCGATGGCTTGCGCGGGCAGGGCGGGGCTGGTGGCGGCCCGTATCGTGTGGATCCGGCGCGCAGCTATCTCGACGCCGAACGCACCAAGGGCTTCCCGAAGAACGCCGAAGTGCATGCGGTGTTGACGTTCGTGGCCGATCAGCCCAATCGGGCCTTGCAGCGCACCGTGCCTGATGCGCGCGCACTGACCTTCGAGGAGCATCATTCGCTGGTCGTACTGCCTGAGCGGGACGGGTTCCGTCCGCGTGACTACGATCCGCGTTTCGGCTATGGCGGCACGCAGTTCGCCGATCTCTCGGAAGGCTTCGACGGTGACTACCGGTCGGGTTTCATCAACCGCTGGCGCCTCGTGCCGAAGGATCCGGCCGCCTACGCGCGTGGCGAAGTGGTGGAGCCGGTCACGCCGATCACCTACTATCTCGATCCCGGCATTCCGGCACCGTATCGCGAGGCGATGCGCGAGGGTGGGAACTGGTGGGCCAAAGTCTTCGAAGCCGCCGGGTTCCGCAATGCGTTCCGCGTGCTCGATCTACCGGCTGGTGCCGACCCGATGGATGCCCGCTATTCCATGCTGATGTGGGTGCACCGCACCGGGCCAGGCCCCAGCGTGGGGCCGAGCTACTCCGATCCACGTACGGGCGAGATCATTCGCGCCGTGGTGCGTATGGACGCCTGGCGCTCGCTCATCGATTACAACATCTGGGCCGGCACGGTGCCGGCGTTTGGGACGGCAGGTCCGAATGTGAGCGCGGAATCGTTTGCGATGGCACGCCGTCGTCAGCACGCGGCGCATGAAATCGGCCACACGATCGGCCTGTCGCACAACTACATCGCGTCCTCTCAGGGTCGCTCCAGTGTGATGGACTATCCCTTCCCGCTCATCACGCTCGATGCGAATGGTGGTGTGGATCTGCGGGATGCCTTCCGTACCGGACCCGGTGCCTGGGATTCGCTGTCCATCAAGCTGGGATACACTTGGTATCCGGATGTCAACGCCGAGAAGTCGGGGCTGGCGGCCATCATGAAGGATGGCATAACGCGTAACGTGCGCTTCATCAACGACACGTACGCCAATGCCAATGGGTCCATCCCCGAAGTCACGCGCTGGGATGAAGGCGCCACCATGTTCGATGCCGTCACCCGTAGCAGCAAGGTGCGCCGCGTCCTGATGGACAAGTTCGACGAACGGGCCATCCAGCCCGGTGAGCCGCTGGCGTTGCTCAACATGCGGTTTGCGCACGTGTACCTGCATCACCGCTACTCACTCGAAGGGGTGAGCAAGTATGTGGGCGGCATGGACTTCAGCTTTGCCCTGCGTGGCGACGGACAGGTGCCCACCCGCGTATTGCCGGCTGCCGATCAGCGCCGCGCGCTCAAGCTGGCACTCGACGCACTCGCACCGGCAGAACTCACGGTACCTGAGCGGGTGCAGAAGCTGATCCCGCCGCCGCCGCCGGGATTCAACACCGATCAGACGTGGATCGAAGGCAGCGGTGGCCCGGCATTCGATGCCATCACGCTGGCCGGTGGATTGGCCAACGAGGTCGTTGGCTACCTGCTTGACCGTGATCGTGCGGCTCGCGTGGTGCTGTTTGCCGCCCGTGACCCACAGGCGCTCACACTCGATGAGGTGATGCGCACGATCGTGTCGCGCACCTGGGGGGCCGCCGTCCCCACCGCCGCTGCGGAACGGGCCGTGTTGCGCGCCTCCCAGCGTGCCACACTCGATGTGCTGCTCGATCTCGCGGGCGATGTGCGTGCCATGCCGGACGTGCGCGCTACGGCGCTCACGCATGTGCGGCAACTGCAGACACGCCTCGCGGGCGCAGCAGGGGCGGGTGATGCGGCCGCCGCTGCACATGTCGTGGCGGCTCGCCATGACATCCAGCGCTTCCTCGATGGCAATGACAAGCCGGAATTGCGTCCGCGCTATCCGGTGATCACGCTTCCGTGGCCCTGA
- a CDS encoding ketoacyl-ACP synthase III, with amino-acid sequence MTQARYAAITGWGEGLPPAILTNEDLSTFLDTSDEWIVQRTGMQERRISHVSAIDMATLASRRALACADLDAGALELIVYGSCSNDEQVPNCASGVQIALGATRAASMDVNTACTSFLYGLSTATAMIQTGVVKNALVIGVELISQFMDWSNRNVAVLFGDGAAAVVLQASETPGGVIGTVLGCDAEGRQTLRVRGMGCDYARGALTYGDTIWDFDGQAIFKRAVHGMSNACARVLSEAGVDAQDIDLLVPHQANLRIIESVAKYAGVSMERVMLTVQRYGNMSAATVPVALVDALREGRVKPGSLLLMPGFGGGLTYGALLVRWGDRVTPLRESDATFPPVEQSALDMVNAIRQRQDPHGRSREALYAPQFIETHLPT; translated from the coding sequence ATGACTCAGGCCCGCTACGCTGCCATCACCGGATGGGGGGAGGGACTTCCGCCCGCCATCCTGACCAACGAGGATCTCTCCACTTTTCTCGACACGTCGGACGAGTGGATCGTGCAGCGCACGGGCATGCAGGAACGTCGGATCTCGCATGTCTCTGCCATCGACATGGCCACGCTGGCCTCACGCCGTGCCCTGGCCTGTGCCGATCTCGATGCGGGAGCGCTGGAACTCATCGTCTACGGTAGTTGCAGCAACGACGAACAAGTGCCCAACTGCGCCTCCGGCGTGCAGATCGCACTGGGGGCGACTCGCGCGGCGTCGATGGATGTGAATACCGCGTGCACCAGCTTTCTCTACGGGCTGTCGACGGCCACGGCGATGATCCAGACCGGTGTGGTCAAGAACGCCCTGGTGATCGGCGTGGAACTGATCAGCCAGTTCATGGACTGGAGCAATCGCAACGTGGCGGTGCTGTTTGGCGATGGCGCGGCCGCTGTGGTACTGCAGGCGAGCGAAACGCCAGGCGGCGTGATCGGCACCGTCCTGGGGTGTGATGCTGAAGGGCGACAGACGCTGCGCGTACGTGGCATGGGGTGTGACTATGCCCGTGGCGCGCTGACCTATGGCGACACCATCTGGGACTTCGACGGACAGGCGATCTTCAAGCGCGCCGTGCATGGCATGAGCAATGCTTGCGCGCGGGTGCTCAGCGAGGCCGGGGTCGATGCGCAGGACATCGACCTGCTGGTTCCGCACCAGGCGAACCTGCGCATCATCGAATCGGTGGCGAAGTACGCCGGTGTCTCGATGGAACGCGTCATGCTCACCGTGCAGCGATACGGCAACATGAGCGCGGCCACCGTGCCCGTTGCATTGGTGGACGCGCTACGCGAAGGGCGCGTCAAGCCGGGCAGCCTGCTGCTCATGCCGGGCTTTGGTGGGGGACTGACGTATGGCGCACTACTGGTGCGCTGGGGCGATCGTGTGACGCCGCTCCGGGAAAGTGATGCCACCTTCCCGCCGGTGGAGCAGTCGGCACTCGACATGGTGAACGCCATCCGGCAGCGTCAGGATCCGCATGGCCGCTCACGCGAAGCGCTCTACGCCCCGCAGTTCATCGAAACCCATCTGCCCACGTGA
- a CDS encoding protein-disulfide reductase DsbD domain-containing protein — protein MSVLASIALLIGSSVSFPPTQPAERVKWAITRVTRAVRGDTQFVELGARIDPGWHVYSLTQDPDGPFPLRVTVPAPTGAASGWTIAGAVKGPAPERQPTSPFGIPVEWYSGAPQFSVPVVATPGKGANTTAVVRVRYQACSDTLCLPPKTIELSTRLAAR, from the coding sequence ATGTCGGTGTTGGCCTCCATCGCGCTGCTGATCGGCAGCAGCGTTTCTTTTCCGCCCACACAACCCGCTGAACGGGTGAAGTGGGCCATCACGCGCGTGACGCGCGCCGTGCGTGGTGATACGCAGTTTGTGGAGCTTGGCGCCCGGATCGATCCGGGTTGGCATGTCTATTCGCTCACCCAGGATCCGGACGGTCCGTTTCCACTGCGTGTGACGGTGCCTGCACCGACGGGTGCCGCCAGTGGTTGGACGATTGCCGGCGCGGTGAAAGGGCCGGCGCCCGAACGGCAGCCCACGTCGCCGTTTGGTATTCCCGTGGAGTGGTATAGCGGTGCGCCGCAGTTCTCCGTGCCTGTCGTGGCAACGCCCGGGAAAGGAGCGAACACCACAGCAGTTGTCCGCGTGCGCTACCAGGCTTGCAGCGACACGCTCTGCCTGCCCCCCA